One Paraburkholderia caffeinilytica DNA segment encodes these proteins:
- the dapA gene encoding 4-hydroxy-tetrahydrodipicolinate synthase, translating into MSIFSGIWVPLITPFADGEVDHAALRALVRRYADAGIAGVVALGTTGEPAALDAAEQDAVLATILDEARAHAAARGADAQALPVLVGVSGNHTASMKERIEQLNALPIAGVLMAAPYYIRPSQAGIVGHFMTLADASDKPVVLYDIPYRTGVRLELDTLLTLAAHPRIQAVKDCAGSLDTTLALIRDGRLQVLTGEDIAIFNTLCLGGSGAIAASAHVRPERFVALYRALSAGRLDEGRRIFHELAPLIQALFAEPNPAPVKALLAAQGLIRDELRMPMTRAGDALVARLRELDGLDRIAVRAAELPA; encoded by the coding sequence ATGTCTATTTTTTCGGGTATCTGGGTTCCGCTCATCACACCTTTCGCCGATGGCGAGGTGGATCACGCCGCGCTGCGCGCGCTGGTGCGCCGCTATGCCGACGCGGGCATTGCCGGGGTGGTCGCGCTCGGCACGACCGGCGAGCCGGCCGCGCTCGACGCCGCCGAACAGGACGCCGTGCTGGCGACGATTCTCGACGAAGCGCGAGCGCACGCCGCCGCTCGCGGCGCTGACGCACAAGCGCTGCCGGTGCTGGTCGGCGTGTCGGGCAATCACACGGCGAGCATGAAGGAGCGCATCGAGCAACTGAACGCGCTGCCGATCGCCGGTGTGCTGATGGCCGCGCCGTACTACATCCGGCCTTCGCAAGCGGGCATCGTCGGGCACTTCATGACGCTTGCCGATGCGAGCGACAAGCCCGTCGTGCTGTACGACATTCCTTATCGAACCGGTGTGCGGCTCGAACTCGACACGCTCCTGACGCTTGCCGCGCATCCGCGGATTCAGGCCGTGAAGGATTGCGCCGGTTCGCTCGACACCACACTCGCGCTGATTCGCGACGGCCGCTTGCAGGTGCTGACCGGCGAGGACATCGCGATCTTCAACACGTTGTGCCTCGGTGGAAGCGGAGCGATCGCGGCCTCGGCGCACGTGCGGCCGGAGCGGTTCGTCGCGCTGTATCGTGCGTTGTCGGCGGGCCGGCTCGACGAAGGACGGCGTATTTTTCATGAACTCGCGCCGCTGATCCAGGCGCTGTTCGCCGAACCGAATCCGGCGCCGGTGAAGGCCTTGCTCGCCGCGCAAGGTCTGATACGCGACGAGTTGCGCATGCCGATGACGCGCGCCGGCGATGCGCTGGTCGCGCGGCTCAGGGAACTGGACGGGCTTGATCGGATAGCGGTGCGCGCGGCGGAATTGCCAGCTTGA
- a CDS encoding aspartate carbamoyltransferase translates to MSVPQQAFLRDAMRRLNMTRDTFASRIGVSRRALDTWLLPDDSQESRAMPEIVERFVSEIVVHGEPGETYTQSVDSQSLASQMLFEGKPQLLSVDQFSRDSVEALFRVADIMQPIARRRKISRVLEGAVLGNLFFEASTRTRVSFGAAFCRLGGSVCDTTGFTFSSMAKGESIYDTSRVMSGYVDALVIRHPEQGSVAEFARATNVPVINGGDGPGEHPSQALLDLYTIQREFSRLGKIVDGAHIALVGDLKYGRTVHSLVKLLALYRGIKFTLISPPTLEMPSYIVEQISRNDHVIEQTHDLPAGLRGADVVYATRIQKERFTDESFEGYTPDFQINQALMDSVCGPDTLIMHPLPRDSRPGANDLSVDLNHDSRLAIFRQTDNGIPVRMAIFAVLLGVEKLVQHSMRDAAWRPPAYLGPDDAVFHGID, encoded by the coding sequence ATGAGCGTCCCGCAACAAGCCTTCCTACGCGACGCGATGCGTCGCCTGAACATGACCCGCGACACGTTCGCGAGCCGCATCGGCGTATCGCGCCGCGCGCTCGACACATGGCTCTTGCCGGACGATTCGCAGGAATCGCGCGCCATGCCGGAGATCGTGGAGCGTTTCGTGTCGGAGATCGTGGTGCATGGCGAGCCGGGTGAAACCTATACGCAAAGCGTAGACTCGCAATCGCTGGCGAGCCAGATGCTGTTCGAAGGCAAGCCGCAACTGCTGTCGGTCGATCAGTTCTCGCGCGACTCGGTCGAGGCGCTGTTCCGCGTCGCCGACATCATGCAGCCGATCGCGCGGCGCCGGAAAATCTCCCGCGTGCTCGAGGGCGCGGTGCTCGGCAATCTGTTCTTCGAGGCCAGCACCCGCACCCGCGTGAGCTTCGGCGCGGCCTTCTGCCGGCTCGGCGGTTCGGTGTGCGACACCACCGGCTTCACGTTTTCGTCGATGGCCAAGGGCGAGTCGATCTACGACACCAGCCGCGTGATGAGCGGTTATGTGGATGCGCTGGTGATCCGCCATCCGGAGCAAGGCTCGGTGGCCGAATTCGCACGCGCCACCAACGTGCCGGTGATCAACGGCGGCGACGGCCCGGGCGAGCATCCGAGCCAGGCGCTGCTCGATCTGTACACGATCCAGCGCGAGTTCTCGCGTCTCGGCAAGATCGTCGACGGGGCGCATATCGCACTGGTCGGCGACCTGAAATATGGCCGCACGGTGCATTCGCTGGTCAAGCTGCTGGCGCTGTATCGCGGCATCAAGTTCACGCTGATCTCGCCGCCCACGCTCGAAATGCCGAGCTACATCGTCGAGCAGATTTCGCGCAACGATCACGTGATCGAACAGACCCACGATCTGCCCGCGGGGCTGCGCGGCGCCGACGTGGTGTACGCCACGCGCATCCAGAAAGAGCGCTTCACCGACGAATCCTTCGAAGGCTATACGCCGGATTTCCAGATCAACCAGGCGCTGATGGACAGCGTGTGCGGCCCCGACACGCTGATCATGCACCCGCTGCCGCGCGACAGCCGGCCGGGCGCGAACGATCTGAGCGTCGACCTGAACCATGACTCGCGTCTTGCGATTTTCCGGCAGACCGACAACGGCATTCCGGTACGGATGGCGATTTTCGCCGTGCTGCTGGGTGTGGAAAAGCTGGTTCAGCATTCGATGCGCGACGCCGCGTGGCGCCCGCCGGCATATCTCGGTCCGGACGATGCGGTGTTTCACGGCATCGATTGA